A single region of the Nitrospira sp. genome encodes:
- a CDS encoding Crp/Fnr family transcriptional regulator, translated as MFYEGHLSIGLYMLCAGKVKLTRSSYRGQRLIVQILEAGEIIEKHAFAQNSIHQTTCETLESCKICLIERNAYLDLVRRDSTLALKLIELLSSEVRSNLAQLDSFTFKNARERLAATLLELGRRFGSRGEDGIQIGMSLKREEIAEMTGITPETLARLLSAFQSEKLLLTQGRLITLINLPRLTRLARGRASDVREFFIDAEPVL; from the coding sequence GTGTTTTACGAAGGCCATCTCAGTATCGGTTTGTATATGCTGTGTGCCGGCAAGGTGAAATTGACCCGCTCCTCCTATCGAGGACAACGACTGATCGTACAAATCCTTGAAGCAGGAGAGATCATCGAAAAACATGCTTTTGCGCAAAACTCCATCCATCAAACGACGTGCGAGACGCTTGAATCGTGCAAGATTTGCTTGATCGAGAGAAACGCCTACCTGGACTTGGTGCGGCGCGACAGCACATTGGCCCTCAAACTCATCGAGTTGCTCAGTAGCGAAGTCCGCTCCAATCTCGCGCAGCTCGACTCCTTCACCTTCAAGAATGCCCGGGAGCGGTTGGCGGCCACTCTATTGGAGTTGGGCAGGCGATTCGGCTCGCGCGGGGAGGACGGCATTCAAATAGGCATGAGCCTCAAACGGGAAGAAATCGCCGAAATGACCGGAATCACACCCGAGACGCTGGCCCGCCTGCTGAGCGCCTTCCAGTCGGAGAAACTTCTGTTGACCCAAGGCCGTCTGATCACCTTGATCAATCTTCCTCGACTCACCCGTCTGGCCAGAGGTCGTGCCTCGGACGTGCGGGAGTTCTTCATCGACGCCGAGCCCGTGTTGTAG
- the modA gene encoding molybdate ABC transporter substrate-binding protein, with amino-acid sequence MSRTFQMKAIVAAVSLLIGLSWNVQPTQAQADTITIAAANSLKDALRKVLPLFEAEHRSTTVRVIYGPSQTLRSQIEQGAPVDIFLPSLFEEIDQLEAKGLIIQGTKRAFAATSLVLITGTTLPAPISSIQDLQTTPIRRIAVGDPKTSSVGKVAAQFLKFSKLEPKLKSQYILGEHSRAVLDLVAKGEAEIGVVYRTDAISNSGVRILDTAPVGSHTPVRYGVAAAWTAQNISAAGDFIEFLLSPTIQTMLQEFGFDRVSPEVGFAQREEVKP; translated from the coding sequence ATGAGCAGAACATTTCAGATGAAAGCCATTGTGGCTGCCGTAAGTCTACTGATCGGCCTGAGTTGGAACGTCCAGCCGACACAGGCACAAGCGGACACCATTACCATCGCCGCCGCTAACAGCCTGAAGGATGCCCTTCGCAAAGTGCTGCCGCTGTTCGAAGCGGAACACCGCAGCACCACTGTGCGCGTGATTTACGGTCCATCCCAAACACTCCGCAGCCAGATCGAACAGGGCGCCCCGGTCGACATCTTTCTTCCGTCGCTCTTTGAGGAAATCGACCAATTGGAGGCCAAAGGGTTAATCATTCAAGGGACCAAACGCGCTTTCGCGGCGACTTCGCTGGTCCTGATTACCGGGACGACCCTGCCCGCCCCCATCAGTTCGATTCAAGATCTGCAAACCACCCCGATTCGCCGCATTGCCGTCGGCGACCCCAAGACCTCTTCCGTCGGAAAAGTCGCCGCGCAATTTTTGAAATTCAGCAAACTGGAACCCAAGCTGAAATCACAATACATCCTGGGCGAACACTCGCGAGCCGTGCTCGACCTGGTTGCCAAGGGTGAGGCTGAAATCGGCGTGGTCTACCGTACCGATGCGATCTCGAATTCGGGCGTCCGTATCCTCGACACTGCGCCGGTCGGCTCTCACACACCGGTGCGCTACGGCGTCGCCGCCGCATGGACGGCGCAAAACATTTCTGCAGCCGGCGATTTCATTGAATTTTTACTCAGTCCCACGATTCAAACCATGTTGCAGGAGTTCGGGTTCGATCGCGTCTCCCCCGAAGTCGGCTTCGCTCAACGAGAAGAGGTGAAACCATGA
- a CDS encoding TOBE domain-containing protein, which translates to MKLSARNQFQGTITRITEGTAMAEITVKVGNLDFVAAITEGSVKGMGLKVNDTVTVAVKATEVMIGK; encoded by the coding sequence ATGAAACTCAGTGCACGTAACCAATTTCAGGGCACGATCACCCGTATCACCGAGGGGACTGCGATGGCCGAAATCACGGTGAAGGTGGGCAATCTTGATTTTGTGGCCGCCATCACGGAAGGTTCCGTCAAGGGCATGGGCCTGAAGGTGAACGACACCGTCACCGTGGCGGTGAAAGCGACCGAGGTCATGATCGGGAAGTAG
- the modB gene encoding molybdate ABC transporter permease subunit, translated as MNWIAIWVTVKLAGLTALILLLVGLPIAYWVSFSRWRWKFMVESVVALPLVLPPTVLGFYILSAIGPHSPFGRLYADLVGHPLPFTFEGLLLASVLYSLPFAVQPFAAAFEQVDRRLIEASWTLGVSKLTTFFKLILPMSTAGLVTGVVLSFAHTMGEFGVVLMVGGNLEGTTRTVSIDIYDEVQALNYAGAAETALFLFVVSYAVLLLVYAVNRNVWAAWPQN; from the coding sequence GTGAACTGGATTGCGATTTGGGTGACCGTAAAATTGGCTGGTCTCACCGCGCTCATTCTGCTGCTGGTCGGGTTGCCCATCGCCTACTGGGTGAGTTTTTCTCGGTGGCGGTGGAAGTTCATGGTGGAGTCGGTGGTAGCCCTCCCGCTGGTGCTGCCACCGACCGTGCTCGGGTTTTATATCCTGTCGGCGATTGGTCCCCATAGTCCGTTCGGCCGCCTGTATGCCGATCTCGTCGGCCACCCGCTTCCATTTACCTTCGAAGGTCTCCTGCTGGCCTCCGTTTTGTACAGTTTGCCGTTCGCGGTTCAACCCTTTGCGGCGGCGTTTGAGCAGGTTGATCGACGACTCATTGAAGCCTCCTGGACACTCGGCGTGTCCAAACTCACAACCTTCTTCAAGTTGATTCTGCCCATGTCCACCGCGGGTCTGGTGACCGGCGTCGTGCTCAGCTTCGCTCACACGATGGGGGAGTTCGGGGTGGTGTTGATGGTGGGAGGCAACCTGGAGGGCACGACACGGACGGTCTCCATCGACATCTACGACGAAGTGCAGGCGTTGAATTATGCCGGCGCCGCCGAGACGGCCTTGTTTCTGTTTGTCGTCTCGTACGCCGTGTTGCTGCTGGTCTATGCGGTCAATCGAAATGTGTGGGCAGCATGGCCGCAGAATTAG
- a CDS encoding ABC transporter ATP-binding protein, producing MAAEIGIHLVKTFPGRAPIRVGIRYPVEASTVLILFGPSGSGKTTILRSVAGLEWPEEGTIQFVSRTWLDTASGVRVPPQDRHIGYMAQDYALFPCYTVAGNIAYGLGHLSASDRHKRVDEMVELFQLRGMEAAKPRELSGGQQQRVALARAVAPRPLLLLLDEPLSALDAPTRVHLRDELRGLLKQLALPSIIVTHDWTEALTLGDVMAVISAGSVLQVGAPIDVFSRPQNADVAHVVGVETVVKGRVVGSAGGMVQVSVNGTTLTAVEGESAGPDVFACIRAEDVVLEQGRASGSSARNHLTGTVQAVTMLGALARVTLDCGFPLVAMVTRSTAEEFQLATGVVVTAAIKAGAVHLVSRQEV from the coding sequence ATGGCCGCGGAAATAGGGATTCACCTCGTTAAAACATTCCCCGGGCGTGCGCCGATCCGGGTGGGGATTCGGTATCCCGTGGAGGCGTCGACTGTTTTGATTCTCTTCGGTCCGTCCGGGTCAGGAAAGACGACGATCCTTCGTTCGGTGGCCGGATTGGAATGGCCGGAAGAGGGCACCATACAATTCGTGTCGCGCACCTGGCTCGATACCGCCTCAGGCGTGAGGGTACCGCCGCAGGATCGTCACATCGGCTACATGGCGCAGGACTACGCGCTCTTTCCCTGCTACACGGTGGCCGGAAACATTGCCTATGGACTCGGCCATCTCTCGGCCTCGGATCGTCACAAACGGGTCGACGAAATGGTGGAATTGTTCCAGCTGCGCGGGATGGAGGCGGCGAAGCCGCGTGAATTGTCCGGTGGACAACAACAGCGTGTGGCGCTGGCGCGTGCGGTCGCCCCTCGTCCGCTGCTGCTGTTGCTGGATGAACCGCTGTCCGCCTTGGATGCGCCGACGCGGGTGCACCTCAGAGACGAATTGCGAGGGCTGTTGAAGCAACTCGCGCTGCCGTCGATCATCGTCACGCACGACTGGACGGAAGCCCTCACGCTTGGCGACGTCATGGCCGTCATCAGCGCCGGGAGCGTGCTCCAAGTCGGCGCGCCGATCGACGTGTTCAGTCGTCCGCAAAATGCGGATGTCGCGCATGTCGTGGGGGTGGAGACGGTGGTCAAAGGGCGGGTGGTGGGATCGGCAGGCGGCATGGTGCAGGTGAGCGTGAATGGGACGACACTCACGGCGGTCGAAGGTGAATCGGCCGGTCCCGACGTGTTCGCCTGTATCCGGGCCGAGGATGTTGTGTTGGAACAAGGGCGCGCCTCCGGCAGCAGTGCGCGTAATCACCTGACGGGCACGGTGCAGGCAGTCACCATGCTGGGCGCGCTGGCACGGGTCACGCTGGATTGTGGATTTCCCCTCGTGGCCATGGTGACACGGTCGACCGCAGAGGAGTTTCAGCTTGCTACCGGGGTCGTCGTCACGGCGGCGATCAAGGCCGGAGCCGTTCATTTGGTGTCGAGGCAGGAGGTCTAG
- the modB gene encoding molybdate ABC transporter permease subunit: MNWVAIWVTCKLAGLTALALLCIGLPIAYWLSFSRWRWKFLIESVVALPLVLPPTVLGFYILIAIGPHSPFGRLYTNLVGHPLPFTFEGLLLASILYSLPFAVQPFAAAFDQVDRRVIEASWTLGVSKLKTFFKLIVPLSTAGLVTGAVLSFAHTMGEFGVVLMIGGNLEGSTRTVSIDIYDEVQALNYVGAAQTALFLLVVSYAVLLGVYALNRNVWAAWPRK; encoded by the coding sequence GTGAACTGGGTCGCGATTTGGGTCACCTGCAAACTGGCCGGTCTCACGGCGTTGGCGTTGTTGTGTATCGGCCTTCCCATCGCGTATTGGCTCAGTTTTTCCCGTTGGCGATGGAAATTTCTGATCGAGTCAGTCGTCGCCTTGCCGCTGGTGCTTCCTCCGACCGTCCTGGGTTTTTACATCCTTATCGCCATCGGCCCCCACAGTCCGTTCGGCCGGCTCTATACAAACCTGGTCGGTCATCCCCTCCCGTTCACGTTCGAAGGTTTGCTCCTGGCGTCGATTCTCTATAGTCTGCCCTTTGCCGTGCAGCCATTTGCGGCGGCGTTTGATCAGGTCGATCGGCGGGTGATCGAAGCATCCTGGACGTTGGGGGTGTCGAAACTCAAGACCTTCTTCAAACTGATTGTGCCGCTGTCCACAGCCGGGCTGGTGACCGGCGCGGTATTAAGTTTCGCTCATACGATGGGGGAGTTCGGCGTGGTGCTGATGATCGGCGGCAATCTCGAAGGCTCCACCCGTACGGTCTCGATAGACATTTATGATGAGGTGCAAGCGTTGAACTATGTCGGCGCGGCCCAGACGGCCTTGTTTCTTCTGGTGGTGTCCTATGCCGTGCTGCTGGGGGTATACGCGCTGAACCGAAATGTGTGGGCAGCATGGCCGCGGAAATAG
- a CDS encoding TOBE domain-containing protein — protein sequence MKLSARNQFQGTVTQITEGQAMAEVTVKVGNLEFVAAITEGSVKQMGLKTNDSVIVAVKATEVMIGK from the coding sequence ATGAAACTGAGCGCGAGAAATCAATTTCAGGGGACAGTGACACAGATCACGGAAGGTCAGGCGATGGCCGAGGTGACGGTCAAGGTCGGAAACCTTGAATTTGTGGCCGCCATCACCGAGGGGTCCGTCAAGCAGATGGGGTTGAAGACCAATGATTCAGTCATCGTGGCTGTAAAGGCCACGGAGGTCATGATCGGAAAATAA
- the lexA gene encoding repressor LexA, whose product MMTASEFKQCRERLGLTQEELAQALRTTRVSVARYESGMRRISGAVQVALTQLAIRTEVPMAGVVAAGFPIEPIAQSEWVDVPPSMIRPGETFALRVKGESMIEDGILPGDVVVVRKQAAARNGQTVVALVNREATIKTYFKRGDTIELHPANAAMRPLVITSADEFSIEGILVGVIRHCDNA is encoded by the coding sequence ATGATGACGGCGAGCGAATTCAAGCAATGTCGGGAACGGCTTGGGCTAACTCAGGAAGAGTTGGCCCAAGCCTTACGCACGACCCGAGTGTCGGTGGCCCGCTATGAGTCCGGCATGCGCCGGATTAGTGGTGCGGTTCAAGTGGCGCTGACGCAGTTAGCGATACGGACGGAAGTTCCCATGGCGGGGGTGGTAGCGGCGGGGTTCCCCATTGAGCCGATCGCTCAGTCGGAGTGGGTCGATGTTCCCCCCAGCATGATACGGCCCGGTGAGACGTTCGCCTTGCGTGTCAAAGGGGAGTCGATGATCGAGGACGGCATTCTTCCCGGTGATGTGGTGGTCGTCCGAAAGCAAGCCGCTGCGCGGAACGGGCAGACGGTGGTGGCATTGGTCAACCGTGAGGCGACGATCAAGACTTATTTCAAGCGCGGTGACACCATTGAACTTCATCCCGCCAATGCCGCGATGCGTCCTTTGGTCATTACCTCAGCAGACGAATTTTCCATTGAAGGCATCCTCGTCGGTGTGATTCGCCACTGCGACAACGCGTAA
- a CDS encoding LLM class flavin-dependent oxidoreductase, protein MRFRLSGCAAEFESLLPTQWPVFAQMAETAGFESLWFNEEHFQRPHDSSGRFCFSPLIAAAQLAAHTQRIRIGFSVLLLPLHHPVRLAEELATLDVMNGGGSISACREEAIGTTRRRVPDRFRCRARGVSARPRYHVVMLGTRRNSSERRIVRCATQTGSTAPSPVYIGTYNEETAGWAAREGHRLIQHGVQ, encoded by the coding sequence ATGAGGTTTAGACTGTCCGGATGCGCGGCCGAATTTGAATCGCTTCTGCCGACGCAATGGCCGGTGTTCGCGCAGATGGCTGAAACCGCGGGGTTCGAGTCACTCTGGTTCAACGAAGAACATTTTCAGCGTCCCCATGACAGTAGTGGCCGGTTCTGTTTCTCGCCTCTCATCGCAGCGGCCCAACTTGCGGCGCATACGCAGCGCATTCGCATTGGATTTTCCGTGCTGTTGCTCCCCCTTCATCACCCTGTCCGGCTCGCGGAAGAACTCGCCACGCTGGATGTGATGAATGGGGGCGGATCAATTTCGGCGTGTCGCGAGGAGGCAATCGGGACTACTCGAAGGCGCGTTCCAGATCGATTCCGATGCCGGGCGCGCGGAGTTTCAGCGAGACCTCGCTACCATGTTGTAATGCTGGGCACCCGGAGAAATTCGAGTGAGCGGCGGATCGTTCGATGTGCAACCCAAACCGGTTCAACAGCCCCATCCCCCGTGTATATCGGCACCTACAATGAAGAGACCGCCGGATGGGCGGCGCGTGAGGGGCATCGACTCATTCAGCATGGGGTCCAGTGA
- the modA gene encoding molybdate ABC transporter substrate-binding protein, whose protein sequence is MLAIALVLVLPMAPTVAQAGEVTIAAASDLNFAIKEVIEEYEKQSGNKVKLSLGSSGNFFAQLQQGAPFDLYFSADIGYPRKLEEAGLTVPGSLYRYAVGRVVVWAPKNSPLDVTKGLTVLREPVIKKIAIANPKHAPYGRAAVAAMEHEQVYGDVKDRLVLGENISQAAQFIESGACDVGIIALSLAMAPAMKSAGTYWEIPADHHAPLEQGAVIMKQSKNQDVAKQFLEFIKGERGQEIMIRYGFTLPS, encoded by the coding sequence ATGCTCGCGATTGCGCTTGTGCTCGTGCTGCCGATGGCGCCGACTGTTGCCCAAGCCGGCGAGGTGACCATTGCGGCCGCCTCTGATCTCAATTTCGCCATCAAGGAAGTGATTGAGGAGTACGAGAAGCAAAGCGGAAACAAGGTGAAGTTGTCCCTGGGTTCGTCGGGCAACTTCTTTGCGCAATTGCAGCAGGGAGCGCCGTTTGATCTCTATTTTTCAGCCGACATCGGCTACCCCAGAAAATTAGAGGAGGCGGGTTTGACCGTGCCGGGGTCGCTCTATCGGTATGCGGTTGGGCGGGTGGTGGTATGGGCGCCCAAGAACTCTCCTCTTGACGTGACCAAGGGACTCACAGTGCTGCGCGAACCGGTGATCAAAAAGATTGCCATCGCCAATCCAAAACATGCGCCCTACGGCCGGGCGGCCGTGGCAGCCATGGAGCACGAGCAGGTCTATGGCGATGTGAAAGATCGGCTGGTGCTCGGAGAGAATATTTCCCAGGCCGCCCAGTTTATCGAATCCGGCGCCTGCGATGTGGGCATCATTGCCCTGTCGCTGGCTATGGCTCCTGCCATGAAAAGCGCCGGCACCTACTGGGAGATCCCAGCGGATCACCATGCCCCGCTTGAGCAGGGCGCGGTGATTATGAAGCAATCGAAGAACCAGGATGTGGCGAAACAATTTCTGGAATTCATCAAAGGCGAACGCGGACAGGAGATTATGATCCGGTATGGATTCACGTTGCCGAGTTGA
- a CDS encoding TOBE domain-containing protein yields the protein MPKQPRGKGDVFTAREAARYVRLTLPTFYRYIWDGKIQAPKIGGRYRFKRALLDEWLGTKKSGTEDVSGRNKLIGRVTAIKRDAIMAQVDIDIGPHIITAVITRDALEELGLRIGDSAVALVKATEVMVVKH from the coding sequence ATGCCTAAACAGCCACGAGGAAAAGGGGACGTGTTCACGGCCAGAGAAGCAGCCCGTTATGTGCGGCTCACGCTCCCGACGTTTTACCGGTACATCTGGGATGGAAAAATTCAGGCACCGAAAATCGGCGGACGGTACCGCTTTAAACGGGCGTTACTCGACGAGTGGCTTGGTACCAAAAAGTCCGGCACGGAAGACGTGAGCGGCCGCAACAAGCTGATCGGGCGAGTCACGGCGATCAAACGAGATGCCATTATGGCACAAGTCGATATCGACATCGGACCACACATCATCACGGCCGTGATCACACGGGATGCGCTTGAAGAACTGGGGCTGCGGATCGGGGACTCCGCCGTCGCCCTCGTCAAAGCGACCGAGGTCATGGTGGTGAAGCACTAA
- a CDS encoding ABC transporter ATP-binding protein, with translation MAAELALDIVKTYSGRVPIRARFRYPVEASTVLILFGPSGAGKSTILRSVAGLEWPEEGRIRFVSRTWLDTGSGIRVSPQDRHVGYMSQDYALFPTHTVAGNVEYGLAHLSSHERKARVTEVLDLFQLRGLEHAKPQHLSGGQQQRVALARAVAPRPLLLLLDEPLSALDVPTRTYLRDELRRLLKQLALPSIIVTHDWAEALTLGDLMAVVSGGEVLQTGPPLEVFSRPRNAEVALVVGVETVVKGRVVWAAAGMFRVEVSGVVVNAIEGDACGPDVYVCIRAEDIALERGPLSVSSARNQLAGTVTAVVMLGALARVTLNCGFQLVAMVTRSSVEDLQLIPGQSVLAVIKAGAVHLVSRQDL, from the coding sequence ATGGCCGCAGAATTAGCGCTCGACATCGTCAAGACCTACTCCGGCCGCGTGCCCATCCGTGCGCGGTTTCGCTATCCCGTCGAAGCCTCGACCGTCTTGATTCTGTTCGGACCCTCCGGTGCCGGCAAGAGCACGATTCTTCGATCCGTGGCCGGTCTGGAGTGGCCGGAAGAGGGGCGGATTCGATTCGTGTCGCGTACCTGGCTGGATACGGGATCGGGTATTCGCGTGTCTCCTCAAGATCGGCATGTCGGATACATGTCTCAGGACTATGCCCTGTTTCCTACACACACGGTGGCGGGGAATGTGGAGTACGGACTTGCTCATCTGTCGTCGCACGAACGCAAGGCACGGGTGACCGAAGTTCTGGATCTCTTTCAATTGCGTGGGCTGGAACACGCGAAGCCACAACACCTGTCCGGCGGCCAGCAACAACGTGTGGCGCTGGCTCGAGCCGTGGCCCCACGCCCTCTCCTGCTGTTGCTGGACGAACCGTTGTCTGCCCTGGATGTGCCGACCAGAACCTATCTTCGCGACGAACTGCGCCGTCTACTCAAGCAGTTGGCCTTGCCATCCATCATCGTCACGCATGACTGGGCCGAGGCGTTGACCCTCGGAGATCTGATGGCGGTGGTGAGCGGCGGCGAGGTCCTGCAAACCGGTCCGCCGTTGGAGGTGTTCAGCCGTCCCCGGAATGCCGAAGTTGCACTCGTCGTGGGTGTGGAAACGGTCGTCAAGGGACGGGTGGTGTGGGCGGCTGCCGGGATGTTCCGTGTGGAGGTGAGCGGTGTTGTGGTGAATGCCATCGAGGGAGATGCCTGCGGTCCTGATGTGTACGTCTGTATCCGGGCGGAGGACATCGCCTTGGAACGCGGTCCTCTCTCCGTGAGCAGCGCGCGGAATCAGCTGGCCGGAACGGTGACGGCTGTTGTCATGTTGGGGGCGTTGGCGCGAGTGACACTGAATTGTGGTTTTCAGCTGGTCGCCATGGTAACGCGTTCTTCCGTGGAAGACCTGCAATTGATTCCCGGTCAATCGGTGCTTGCGGTGATCAAGGCCGGTGCGGTGCACCTGGTTTCTCGCCAGGACCTGTGA
- a CDS encoding helix-turn-helix domain-containing protein: MSEKSKAEPASNVVNSLRALRMAKGLSQGQLADGALITRQAVCAIEADQYLPTTAVALRLASVLGCHVEDLFSLKTTGELIEGDWVWPGLAVSEVQPRTRVKVAKIEDRFVVRPVAALGEILNYTVPADGLIIGKAGAGSRSTKSDRRVLVRLLRERQIVEREIAVAGCDPAINLASEYLHRHKDTSTVVGWSMGSAAALEALKRKEVHMAGLHILDAKTGESNLPYLRRHLQGDDYIVVTFAAWEEGLIVRGGNPKRIRGIEDLAKANVTLVNREEGAAARMLLDQRLQALGIDGNAVKGYNMGVSSHFEVARHIADGQGDAGIGVRSAAQIFGLDFVPLQQARYDLVLPKRYLSSHPGLSHLLDAIASRQFRTEVEALGGYDMTETGKVRSLRVG, encoded by the coding sequence ATGAGTGAAAAAAGCAAAGCAGAACCGGCTTCCAATGTGGTGAACTCGCTTCGCGCGTTGCGTATGGCAAAAGGCCTCTCTCAGGGCCAACTCGCCGACGGAGCCCTGATTACCCGCCAAGCTGTCTGCGCCATCGAGGCGGATCAATATCTCCCGACCACTGCGGTGGCGCTGCGGCTGGCCAGTGTGTTGGGCTGTCACGTCGAAGATCTCTTCAGTCTCAAGACCACCGGTGAGTTGATCGAAGGAGATTGGGTCTGGCCAGGGTTGGCCGTTTCTGAGGTTCAGCCCCGCACCAGAGTCAAGGTTGCCAAGATCGAAGATCGCTTTGTCGTTCGTCCCGTTGCAGCGCTGGGGGAAATTCTCAATTACACCGTGCCTGCGGATGGTCTCATCATCGGCAAGGCCGGGGCGGGGTCGCGTTCGACCAAATCCGATCGACGTGTGCTCGTCCGGTTGCTGCGCGAGCGCCAGATCGTCGAGCGGGAAATCGCGGTGGCCGGTTGTGATCCGGCCATTAATCTGGCCAGCGAATATCTCCATCGCCACAAGGACACCTCGACGGTCGTGGGGTGGTCGATGGGGAGTGCGGCGGCGCTGGAGGCGCTCAAGCGAAAAGAAGTCCATATGGCGGGGCTGCATATTTTGGATGCGAAAACAGGAGAGTCGAATCTGCCCTATCTCCGGCGGCACCTGCAGGGCGACGATTATATTGTCGTGACCTTTGCGGCGTGGGAAGAGGGACTCATTGTGCGTGGGGGAAACCCCAAACGGATCCGGGGAATAGAGGATCTGGCTAAGGCCAATGTGACGCTGGTCAATCGAGAAGAGGGCGCTGCAGCCAGGATGTTGCTGGACCAGCGTCTGCAGGCATTGGGAATCGATGGCAATGCGGTGAAGGGCTACAACATGGGGGTCAGCTCGCATTTCGAGGTGGCTCGGCATATTGCAGACGGGCAAGGCGATGCCGGCATCGGTGTGCGATCCGCGGCGCAGATCTTCGGCCTCGATTTCGTTCCCTTGCAACAGGCCCGTTACGATCTGGTCCTGCCGAAGCGATATCTCTCCAGTCACCCCGGGCTTTCACATCTGCTCGACGCGATTGCCAGCCGTCAGTTCAGAACCGAAGTCGAAGCGTTGGGCGGCTATGACATGACGGAGACCGGCAAGGTGCGGAGCTTGCGGGTCGGGTAA
- the modA gene encoding molybdate ABC transporter substrate-binding protein: MSYYAYARTVVRTVLALVGFLMCGGGVHAVPASADETFVIAASPSLREVLERLGEGFERSHAGVKVRLFFDSGLSLRQTIAGMENSMVGRYFVGSGPINVVAPGGDELITRLEGKYYVLPDGRRPYAADQLVLVVPESLVEAPGSLDAISREGARVAVADRSRTRLGAQTDEVLRASQLQESLKGRLDVATDSRGVIDHVLSGQADVGIIYGHEAVRQQQRLRVAGVVEKGYQPTVHSMAMERYCPNRTLCEEFLSYIQGPDGQAIVRQAGYTIPAGKR; encoded by the coding sequence ATGAGTTACTATGCGTATGCTCGGACGGTTGTCAGGACGGTGCTCGCCCTGGTTGGGTTCCTCATGTGCGGGGGTGGCGTGCACGCTGTTCCCGCGTCCGCCGATGAAACATTCGTCATTGCTGCTTCCCCGAGTTTGAGAGAAGTTCTGGAACGGTTGGGGGAGGGTTTTGAACGTAGTCATGCCGGGGTCAAGGTGCGGTTGTTCTTTGATTCGGGATTGAGTCTCCGGCAAACCATCGCCGGCATGGAGAACAGCATGGTGGGGCGCTACTTCGTCGGAAGCGGTCCCATTAATGTCGTCGCGCCCGGAGGGGATGAGCTGATCACGCGTCTTGAAGGGAAGTATTACGTGTTGCCGGACGGAAGGCGGCCCTATGCCGCCGATCAGCTGGTGCTCGTGGTACCGGAATCGTTGGTGGAGGCGCCGGGGTCGCTCGACGCGATCAGCCGAGAGGGCGCGCGCGTGGCTGTGGCTGACCGGTCGCGAACGCGGCTCGGAGCCCAGACGGACGAGGTGCTTCGGGCTTCGCAGCTTCAGGAATCACTTAAGGGACGTCTGGATGTGGCCACGGATTCCCGTGGGGTCATTGACCATGTCTTAAGCGGTCAGGCGGATGTGGGCATCATCTACGGGCACGAGGCGGTCAGGCAGCAACAGCGTTTGCGGGTCGCCGGAGTGGTCGAGAAGGGATACCAACCGACGGTGCATTCCATGGCAATGGAGCGATACTGCCCGAACCGGACGCTCTGTGAGGAGTTCCTCTCCTACATTCAGGGCCCCGATGGTCAAGCCATCGTGCGGCAAGCCGGGTATACCATTCCCGCCGGAAAAAGGTAG